A single Ochrobactrum sp. BTU1 DNA region contains:
- a CDS encoding dihydroxyacetone kinase subunit L: MNVITASDLINLFDSWKQLFAEQREFLIALDGKVGDSDLGITMSKAFAAASETAHAEGEAAGIDKLLRTAGATMARVAPSTMGTLTATGFLRASKVCDGIDELGTAEIAAFWRAYRDGIAERGKAKVGDKTLLDVLDPIAVTLEAQASAGASLADALAAAAKAAEDALEATKTMVAQHGKAAAFQEKTIGLQDAGATVGMLLITSMSAFVSAN; encoded by the coding sequence ATGAACGTCATTACAGCATCTGATCTGATCAATCTCTTCGACAGCTGGAAGCAGCTTTTTGCAGAACAGCGCGAATTCCTTATCGCGCTGGACGGCAAAGTTGGCGATAGCGATCTCGGCATCACCATGAGCAAGGCCTTTGCAGCAGCTTCAGAAACTGCCCATGCTGAAGGTGAAGCTGCAGGCATCGACAAGCTTCTGCGCACAGCTGGCGCCACCATGGCACGCGTCGCGCCATCAACCATGGGCACGCTGACCGCAACCGGCTTCCTGCGTGCAAGCAAGGTCTGTGATGGTATCGACGAGCTGGGAACCGCAGAGATTGCCGCTTTCTGGCGCGCATATCGTGATGGTATTGCCGAGCGCGGCAAGGCAAAGGTTGGCGACAAGACGCTTCTCGATGTGCTTGATCCAATCGCCGTAACGCTTGAAGCACAAGCCTCAGCGGGTGCCTCGCTGGCAGATGCGCTTGCAGCCGCCGCCAAAGCTGCTGAAGATGCTCTTGAAGCGACTAAAACGATGGTTGCTCAGCATGGCAAGGCCGCAGCTTTTCAGGAAAAGACCATCGGTCTTCAGGACGCAGGCGCAACTGTCGGAATGCTGCTGATTACCAGCATGTCGGCTTTTGTTTCTGCAAACTAA
- a CDS encoding substrate-binding domain-containing protein, which yields MNKLAMLAAVAAFSLPVAAMAQDGPGTVKKDSYRFVIVPKVVHPWFDKVNEGAQQAAAALKAQTGANVEIVYSAPQSADVVQQNQIIDSALATRPDGLALDLLDPSGNRASLEEAQGQKIPLVLFDSVPPEGMTITHIGSDFCEQAKIAARRLVEVLGGEGEVAIMMGVPTAPNHSIRADCHREVFKEHPGIKVVAEGIDNDSIEIAQQQAAAIMQANPNLKGWVASDAAGPIGIGQAIVEAGKQGKVTLVGLDNLPEMLDMIRNGVADSSSASQPELQGYWSVMTLWAQATGAPVPGYIDTGNAFLTKENVGN from the coding sequence ATGAATAAGCTTGCTATGCTGGCGGCTGTTGCTGCCTTTTCGTTGCCTGTTGCTGCTATGGCGCAGGACGGTCCTGGTACTGTTAAAAAAGACAGCTATCGTTTTGTCATCGTGCCAAAGGTTGTGCATCCGTGGTTTGACAAGGTGAATGAAGGCGCACAGCAGGCCGCTGCTGCGCTCAAGGCACAGACTGGCGCAAATGTTGAAATCGTTTACTCGGCACCACAGAGTGCAGACGTTGTTCAGCAGAATCAGATTATCGACAGCGCGCTTGCCACCCGCCCGGATGGTCTTGCGCTCGATCTGCTCGATCCGTCGGGCAATCGTGCGTCGCTCGAAGAAGCACAGGGACAGAAGATTCCTCTCGTGCTGTTTGACTCCGTGCCGCCTGAAGGCATGACCATCACGCACATCGGTTCAGATTTCTGCGAGCAGGCCAAAATTGCTGCCCGTCGTCTGGTCGAAGTGCTGGGTGGTGAAGGCGAAGTCGCAATCATGATGGGCGTGCCTACCGCACCAAACCATTCGATCCGCGCCGATTGCCATCGCGAAGTGTTCAAAGAACACCCGGGTATCAAGGTTGTTGCTGAAGGCATCGACAATGACAGCATCGAAATCGCACAGCAGCAGGCAGCCGCCATCATGCAGGCCAATCCAAACCTGAAGGGCTGGGTTGCTTCGGATGCGGCTGGTCCGATCGGTATCGGTCAGGCTATTGTTGAAGCCGGCAAGCAGGGCAAGGTCACGCTGGTCGGCCTCGACAATCTGCCGGAAATGCTCGACATGATCCGCAATGGCGTGGCTGACAGCTCATCCGCATCGCAACCTGAATTGCAGGGTTACTGGTCGGTGATGACGCTCTGGGCACAGGCAACCGGCGCTCCGGTTCCTGGCTATATCGACACCGGCAATGCTTTCCTTACAAAGGAAAACGTAGGCAACTGA
- a CDS encoding ABC transporter permease: protein MSASQYQQDLGRGQSFKLGDFIRRRPESITFFLLVAICTIVSIINPAFLQASTLIDIGRASVVMGLFALGVFIILAAGGIDVSFTAIAATTVYSLTLLVQSYMPELPIIFIILMAIAGGIFLGVLNGLLVHYLNVPSLIVTIGTQYLFRGFLLAFVGTVWIMSLPPTMGAFGRLPLFQFESATGATITMPFYFLVLPAAAILTWWILNRTLMGRAIFAMGGNSQIASRLGYNLRTIHIFLFGYAGGLAGLAGIIHVCANRQSSPFDFVGTEIAVIAAVVLGGARITGGTGTVFGTLLGVLLITVINSVLVLVGIPSTWQRLVVGCFILLAAAFFVTRQRKK from the coding sequence ATGAGTGCGTCGCAGTATCAACAGGATCTGGGTCGAGGCCAATCCTTCAAGTTAGGTGATTTCATTCGCAGGCGCCCGGAATCGATCACTTTCTTCCTGCTCGTGGCAATCTGCACGATTGTCTCGATCATCAACCCTGCATTCCTGCAAGCCTCGACATTGATCGATATTGGCCGGGCCAGTGTGGTGATGGGCCTGTTTGCGCTTGGCGTCTTCATCATTCTCGCCGCTGGTGGAATTGATGTTTCCTTTACGGCAATTGCCGCCACCACAGTCTATTCGCTGACGCTTCTTGTGCAGTCCTATATGCCGGAACTGCCGATCATCTTCATCATTCTGATGGCGATTGCTGGCGGTATTTTCCTCGGTGTTCTCAACGGTCTGCTGGTGCATTACCTCAATGTGCCGTCATTGATCGTCACCATCGGCACGCAGTATCTCTTCCGCGGCTTCCTGCTGGCTTTTGTCGGCACGGTCTGGATTATGTCGCTGCCGCCGACAATGGGGGCTTTCGGTCGCCTTCCGCTGTTCCAGTTTGAATCGGCAACCGGTGCAACCATCACCATGCCATTCTATTTTCTGGTGCTGCCTGCGGCTGCAATCCTGACCTGGTGGATATTGAACCGCACTTTAATGGGCCGCGCGATTTTTGCGATGGGTGGTAACAGCCAGATCGCAAGCCGCCTCGGCTATAATCTGCGCACCATCCATATCTTCCTGTTCGGCTATGCAGGTGGTCTGGCCGGACTTGCAGGTATCATCCATGTCTGCGCCAATCGCCAGTCGAGCCCTTTCGACTTTGTTGGCACAGAAATTGCGGTTATCGCCGCTGTGGTTCTCGGTGGTGCACGCATCACCGGCGGCACCGGCACCGTCTTCGGCACCCTTCTCGGTGTGCTGCTCATCACCGTCATCAACAGTGTTCTGGTGCTCGTCGGCATCCCCAGCACATGGCAGCGTCTCGTCGTAGGCTGCTTCATCCTGCTGGCCGCCGCCTTCTTCGTCACCCGCCAACGCAAGAAATAA
- the dhaK gene encoding dihydroxyacetone kinase subunit DhaK, whose product MKKFLNDPVNFVDEMLEGIYRAHPELTFVDNDKRCMVTANTKSGKVGIATGGGSGHLPLFLGYIGEGMIDGAAVGGVFQSPSSEQMYQVTKAIDQGAGVLYIYGNYSGDIINFDMAAELADLDGIAVKQVVGNDDVASSVVGEEHKRRGVAGIFFVYKAAGAAAANGLSLDEVTRLADKARLRTRTMGVALSSCVVPEIGHATFSIGEDEMEIGMGIHGEPGISRKKLASADAVIDELMGRIFAEQAYANGDEVAVLVNGLGGTPLEELYIMFRRVSQLFDERGVKVKHVWIGEFATSMEMAGASVSVLHLDEELEPLVAASANTPFFKHFAG is encoded by the coding sequence ATGAAGAAATTCCTGAACGATCCCGTCAATTTCGTGGATGAGATGCTCGAAGGCATCTATCGGGCACATCCCGAGCTTACCTTTGTCGATAATGACAAGCGTTGCATGGTCACAGCCAATACCAAATCCGGCAAGGTAGGCATTGCAACAGGCGGCGGCTCCGGCCACCTGCCGTTGTTCCTCGGCTATATCGGCGAAGGCATGATCGATGGCGCAGCTGTCGGCGGCGTCTTCCAGTCGCCAAGCTCGGAGCAGATGTATCAGGTCACCAAGGCCATCGATCAGGGCGCAGGCGTGCTCTACATCTATGGTAACTATAGCGGCGACATCATCAATTTCGATATGGCTGCAGAACTTGCCGATCTCGATGGCATCGCCGTCAAACAGGTTGTCGGCAATGATGATGTGGCGTCCTCAGTTGTCGGTGAAGAACATAAGCGTCGCGGCGTCGCCGGTATCTTCTTTGTCTACAAAGCAGCCGGTGCAGCAGCAGCCAACGGTCTGTCGCTAGATGAAGTGACACGTCTTGCTGATAAGGCACGCCTGCGCACCCGCACCATGGGCGTTGCTCTTTCGAGCTGCGTGGTACCGGAAATCGGTCACGCCACCTTCTCCATCGGCGAAGATGAAATGGAAATCGGCATGGGCATCCATGGCGAACCCGGCATCAGCCGCAAGAAGCTTGCCAGCGCGGATGCAGTCATCGACGAGCTGATGGGACGTATTTTCGCCGAGCAGGCCTATGCCAACGGCGACGAAGTAGCTGTGCTGGTCAATGGTCTTGGCGGCACGCCGCTTGAAGAGCTTTACATCATGTTCCGACGCGTTTCGCAGCTGTTTGACGAGCGTGGCGTCAAGGTCAAGCATGTCTGGATCGGCGAGTTTGCCACGTCCATGGAAATGGCTGGCGCGTCAGTTTCCGTGCTGCATCTTGATGAAGAACTGGAGCCACTGGTTGCCGCCTCCGCAAACACCCCGTTCTTCAAGCATTTTGCGGGCTGA
- a CDS encoding CDP-alcohol phosphatidyltransferase family protein, with product MSVYQLKSRFQNLLRPLVVQLAAKGVTANQVTIAAALASIVLGAFLGLNGNAIWFALLPVWLFLRMALNAVDGMLAREHGQKSMLGAYLNEIGDVISDAALYAPFAIIAPFSALWIFAIIFIATLTEFVGVTAASLGSSRRYDGPMGKSDRAVVFGVLGAWVAIDGVLPQWMFWLQPVLCALLILTVVKRIRNGIAEAPNA from the coding sequence ATGTCTGTTTATCAACTTAAGTCCCGTTTCCAGAACTTGTTGAGACCTCTTGTCGTGCAGCTTGCGGCAAAAGGTGTGACGGCCAATCAGGTCACGATTGCAGCTGCACTGGCTTCAATTGTTCTTGGTGCTTTTCTTGGGCTGAACGGGAATGCGATCTGGTTTGCGCTGCTGCCGGTCTGGCTTTTTCTGCGCATGGCGCTCAATGCTGTTGATGGCATGCTGGCACGCGAACATGGTCAGAAATCCATGCTGGGTGCCTACCTCAACGAGATCGGCGATGTAATTTCCGACGCGGCGCTCTATGCGCCTTTTGCGATCATCGCGCCGTTCTCGGCGCTGTGGATTTTCGCGATTATCTTTATTGCCACGCTGACCGAGTTTGTCGGCGTGACGGCAGCCTCGCTCGGATCAAGCCGCCGTTATGACGGTCCAATGGGCAAGAGCGACCGCGCCGTGGTCTTTGGTGTGCTTGGTGCGTGGGTCGCCATTGATGGCGTTTTGCCACAATGGATGTTCTGGTTGCAGCCTGTGCTGTGCGCGCTTTTGATCCTCACTGTCGTCAAGCGCATCCGCAACGGAATAGCGGAAGCCCCGAACGCATAG
- a CDS encoding ABC transporter permease: MQKTSNQLAMLVVINLGLLALGAYISGGSFLSLFNLQSMAGQVPEIGLLAIGVMLAMCAGNGGIDLSGIALANLAGVLSAVIVSMFFSSAENQLGFSLAFIGLALVIGLAGGIINGVLIARFNITPILCTLGTQMAFTGLAVVVSGGRAVMVGSPDLLSRIGNDMFMAVPISFLIFIAVALLIAAVVRFTPYGYWLMLMGTNPKAAVFAGFPRNGVLVATYATSGLLAGIAGIIIAARNVNVKFDYGSSYLLVAILIAVMAGVKPEGGYGRVICVVLSAVALQLMSSLLNFGGLSNFVRDFAWGLLLLAFLAVGKYDIAGFFTLGNRQKGNIGAQPSGTRP, translated from the coding sequence ATGCAGAAGACAAGCAATCAGCTTGCTATGCTAGTTGTCATCAATCTCGGACTGCTCGCGCTTGGCGCGTATATTTCGGGTGGATCTTTCCTATCCCTGTTCAATCTGCAGTCGATGGCAGGCCAGGTGCCTGAAATCGGGCTGTTGGCAATCGGCGTGATGCTGGCAATGTGCGCTGGCAATGGCGGGATTGATCTTTCAGGTATCGCTTTGGCCAATCTGGCGGGCGTGCTTTCCGCAGTTATCGTTTCGATGTTCTTTTCCAGCGCCGAAAACCAGCTTGGTTTTAGCCTAGCTTTCATCGGACTGGCACTGGTGATCGGCCTTGCAGGCGGTATCATCAACGGTGTGCTGATTGCGCGCTTCAATATCACGCCAATCCTTTGCACGCTCGGCACGCAGATGGCGTTTACGGGGCTTGCGGTTGTCGTGTCCGGTGGCCGTGCCGTCATGGTTGGCAGCCCGGATCTCCTGTCGCGCATCGGCAACGACATGTTTATGGCCGTTCCGATCAGCTTCCTGATCTTTATCGCAGTCGCGTTGTTGATTGCTGCTGTGGTGCGCTTTACGCCCTACGGTTATTGGCTAATGCTGATGGGAACCAATCCGAAAGCCGCTGTTTTTGCAGGTTTTCCGCGCAACGGCGTACTCGTTGCCACCTATGCAACCAGCGGCCTGCTGGCCGGGATTGCGGGCATCATCATCGCGGCACGCAACGTCAACGTGAAGTTCGATTATGGCAGTTCTTACCTTCTGGTCGCAATTCTGATTGCCGTCATGGCTGGTGTGAAGCCTGAAGGTGGCTATGGCCGCGTGATCTGCGTGGTCCTGAGCGCAGTGGCCCTGCAGCTCATGTCCAGCCTGCTTAACTTCGGCGGTCTTTCCAATTTTGTCCGCGACTTCGCTTGGGGCCTGCTGCTGCTCGCCTTCCTCGCAGTCGGAAAATACGACATCGCGGGATTCTTTACCCTCGGCAATCGCCAAAAGGGAAATATCGGTGCTCAACCCTCAGGCACCCGACCATAG
- a CDS encoding sugar ABC transporter ATP-binding protein produces the protein MSTTTTNGTSNDRSPDRFLELRNIHKRFGGVHALRGIDLTIDLGQAYHLLGENGCGKSTVIKIMSGAHAPSEGEIILDGKTYASLNPIQSLAAGIETVYQDLSLIPNLTVAENVALNEQLVEGNGRLFRSVKLSQLRETAERALSTVGLPTDKAFLNTIVSELPLAMRQLVAISRAIATRAKLVIMDEPTTSLTRREVDNLIEVVERLRADRVAVLFVTHKLDECYRIGGNAVVFRDGQCVAQGPIENYTKKQLSELMIGREIDAERYRTAQPGDAELLKLDGLTASGFEDIGFRLRKGEILGITGLADSGRNELAMAITGVVPAHSGSIRLEGTVSEVKSPAEAIERGIGYVPEDRLAEGLFLDKSIFQNEIALIFRKICNSLGMVNQKQGRNIAASLMKEMRLNTTNLDLPVGALSGGNQQRVLIGRWLSIAPKLLVLHGPTVGVDVGSKDTIYRAIQALAEAGMGLIIVSDDLPELLQNADRILVMNSGSIVAELDAAQATEDQLYQAMMSSQKEVA, from the coding sequence GTGTCAACTACAACGACGAATGGGACGAGCAACGACCGGTCGCCGGATCGCTTTCTCGAACTGCGCAACATTCATAAGCGGTTTGGTGGCGTTCATGCGCTGCGCGGCATCGACCTGACAATCGATCTTGGTCAGGCCTACCACCTGTTGGGTGAAAATGGCTGCGGCAAGAGCACAGTCATCAAGATCATGTCCGGCGCACACGCACCCAGCGAAGGCGAGATCATTCTCGATGGCAAAACATATGCCTCGCTGAACCCAATCCAGTCGCTGGCAGCCGGGATCGAGACCGTCTATCAGGATCTGTCGCTTATTCCCAATTTGACCGTCGCTGAAAACGTAGCGCTGAATGAGCAGCTCGTTGAAGGCAATGGCCGACTGTTCCGCAGCGTAAAGCTTTCTCAGCTTCGCGAGACTGCAGAACGGGCATTGAGCACGGTTGGCCTGCCAACCGACAAAGCCTTTCTGAACACAATCGTTTCCGAGCTGCCGCTCGCCATGCGCCAGCTGGTTGCCATTTCGCGCGCAATTGCAACGCGCGCCAAGCTTGTCATCATGGATGAGCCGACCACATCGCTGACCCGTCGCGAAGTGGACAATCTGATTGAAGTTGTTGAACGCCTGCGTGCTGACCGCGTCGCAGTGCTTTTCGTGACCCACAAACTCGATGAATGCTATCGCATCGGCGGCAATGCGGTTGTCTTCCGCGATGGCCAGTGCGTGGCACAAGGCCCAATCGAAAACTACACCAAGAAGCAGCTTTCCGAGCTGATGATCGGCCGGGAAATCGATGCCGAACGTTATCGCACGGCACAGCCCGGCGATGCCGAACTGCTTAAACTCGACGGCCTTACCGCATCGGGCTTCGAGGACATAGGTTTTCGCTTACGCAAAGGCGAAATCCTCGGCATCACCGGCCTTGCAGATTCCGGCCGCAACGAGCTTGCGATGGCAATCACCGGCGTTGTGCCTGCGCATTCCGGTTCAATCCGCCTCGAAGGGACTGTAAGCGAGGTTAAAAGCCCTGCGGAAGCCATTGAGCGCGGCATAGGCTATGTGCCGGAAGACCGGCTTGCAGAAGGCCTTTTCCTCGACAAGTCGATCTTCCAAAACGAGATCGCACTGATCTTCCGGAAGATCTGCAACAGCCTTGGCATGGTCAACCAGAAACAGGGCCGCAACATCGCCGCCTCGCTGATGAAAGAGATGCGGCTTAACACAACCAATCTGGACCTGCCTGTTGGTGCGCTTTCGGGCGGCAATCAGCAGCGCGTTTTGATCGGTCGCTGGCTGAGCATTGCCCCCAAGCTTCTGGTGCTGCACGGCCCGACCGTTGGCGTCGATGTCGGATCAAAAGACACAATTTACCGCGCAATTCAGGCGCTGGCCGAAGCTGGCATGGGCCTCATCATCGTCAGCGATGATCTGCCGGAGCTTCTGCAGAATGCCGACCGCATTCTCGTTATGAACTCAGGGAGCATCGTCGCAGAACTGGATGCTGCACAGGCCACCGAAGATCAGCTCTATCAAGCCATGATGTCGTCGCAGAAGGAAGTTGCCTAA
- a CDS encoding substrate-binding domain-containing protein — MKSVTKKLLAGTVIGAAIVAGSAGTLVAQEKPVIATVVKISGIPWFDRMNTGVEAYQKANPDVVATQSGPATSDAAQQLQIVQDLVAKGVNALAVVPMDPAVLEGTFKRAMERGIVVVTHEADNQVNTMADVEAFDNADYGTALNERLAECMGKSGKWTTFVGSLGSRTHMQWVGAAEENAKKYADMQLVDPNNESFDDANGTYEKAKEILRKHPDLKGFQTSAGNDVLGVGRAIDEAGLSGKVCLVGTGLPNPSADLLESGAITAIGFWDPQKAGMAMNALARLFLEKKEVKDGTDLGVEGYNSVRVKKGAGEGLLVIGNGMVIADKATYKEHLF, encoded by the coding sequence ATGAAATCAGTAACGAAAAAACTGCTCGCCGGCACTGTCATTGGCGCAGCAATTGTCGCGGGCAGCGCGGGCACGCTCGTCGCACAGGAAAAGCCAGTTATCGCAACTGTCGTCAAGATCAGCGGTATTCCTTGGTTCGACCGCATGAACACCGGCGTTGAAGCCTATCAGAAGGCAAATCCTGATGTGGTTGCAACGCAGAGCGGGCCTGCAACGTCTGACGCAGCACAGCAGCTCCAGATCGTTCAGGACCTCGTTGCCAAGGGCGTCAATGCGCTTGCAGTCGTTCCTATGGATCCAGCTGTTCTGGAAGGCACCTTCAAGCGCGCCATGGAACGCGGCATCGTCGTTGTAACCCATGAAGCCGACAACCAGGTCAACACCATGGCCGATGTCGAAGCCTTCGATAATGCCGATTACGGCACAGCGCTCAACGAGCGTCTGGCAGAATGCATGGGCAAGAGTGGCAAGTGGACGACTTTCGTTGGCTCGCTCGGCAGCCGCACGCACATGCAGTGGGTTGGCGCAGCGGAAGAAAACGCCAAGAAGTACGCTGACATGCAGCTCGTCGATCCGAACAACGAATCCTTCGACGACGCCAACGGCACCTATGAAAAGGCCAAGGAAATCCTGCGCAAGCATCCTGACCTGAAGGGCTTCCAGACCTCTGCCGGTAACGACGTTCTCGGCGTTGGCCGCGCTATCGATGAAGCTGGCCTGAGCGGCAAGGTCTGCCTGGTTGGCACCGGCCTGCCAAACCCTTCGGCTGATCTGCTTGAATCCGGTGCGATCACAGCAATCGGCTTCTGGGATCCGCAGAAGGCTGGCATGGCGATGAATGCGCTCGCCCGTCTGTTCCTTGAAAAGAAGGAAGTCAAGGACGGCACCGATCTTGGCGTTGAAGGCTATAACAGCGTTCGCGTGAAGAAGGGGGCAGGCGAAGGCCTTCTCGTGATCGGCAACGGCATGGTGATTGCGGACAAGGCGACCTACAAGGAACACCTGTTCTAG
- a CDS encoding LacI family transcriptional regulator, producing the protein MKKKKSFTIRDIAENAGVSPATVSLVLNGKGEISGETRARVLESVSRLNYVPRAAKTGSGGGETIRFLKIAKHGETVNRDHSVFVSDYIDGMSSEATRRNYTLEVVSFEGQPISAVAESLAGAPVRGVIALGTELSAADIHMIQGLGLPTVFIDTFYEVIEANFVDMNNEDAVFKVLSRFKQLGFSRIGFVASHTETTNFRLRRDAFFKNMQRLDLTVQEHDILSVESTYEGAHRDTCAMLHSGLDLAECYFCTNDIIAYGFIRALKGKGLRIPDDVSVIGFDNLPQSATMEPGLTTVEVSKRKIGNLAVTILDDLINTAESQPPVKILVGASLVIRSSDAGVAAKSAAPKTGAFTS; encoded by the coding sequence ATGAAAAAGAAAAAGTCTTTTACGATCAGAGATATTGCCGAAAATGCGGGTGTTTCTCCCGCTACAGTGTCCCTCGTTCTGAACGGCAAAGGCGAAATTTCGGGAGAGACAAGAGCCCGCGTGCTTGAGTCGGTTTCCCGGCTCAATTATGTGCCGCGCGCAGCTAAAACTGGATCTGGTGGCGGTGAGACAATCCGCTTTCTGAAGATCGCCAAGCATGGCGAGACGGTAAATCGCGACCACAGCGTATTTGTCTCCGACTATATCGACGGCATGTCGTCTGAGGCTACGCGCCGCAATTACACGCTTGAAGTGGTAAGCTTTGAAGGACAACCGATCAGTGCGGTGGCAGAATCGCTGGCCGGTGCGCCGGTGCGCGGTGTGATTGCTCTGGGAACCGAGCTTTCGGCAGCAGATATCCACATGATACAGGGGCTTGGCCTGCCAACTGTGTTTATCGACACGTTTTATGAGGTCATCGAAGCCAACTTCGTAGACATGAACAATGAGGATGCAGTCTTCAAAGTTCTTTCACGCTTCAAACAGCTTGGTTTTTCGCGCATCGGCTTTGTCGCAAGTCATACAGAAACGACGAATTTCCGCCTTCGGCGCGATGCGTTTTTCAAGAATATGCAGCGTCTGGACCTAACCGTTCAGGAACACGACATTCTTTCGGTTGAATCAACCTATGAGGGTGCGCATCGAGATACTTGCGCAATGCTGCATTCGGGTCTTGATCTGGCTGAGTGCTATTTCTGCACCAATGATATCATCGCCTATGGCTTCATCCGGGCGTTGAAAGGCAAGGGCCTTCGTATTCCTGATGATGTTTCGGTGATTGGTTTTGATAATCTGCCGCAAAGTGCGACCATGGAGCCGGGGCTGACGACGGTCGAAGTATCCAAGCGCAAGATCGGCAATCTCGCCGTAACCATTCTCGATGATCTCATCAATACCGCTGAATCGCAGCCACCAGTGAAAATTCTGGTCGGTGCAAGTCTCGTCATCAGATCAAGCGATGCTGGTGTTGCGGCTAAATCTGCTGCACCAAAGACCGGCGCTTTTACCAGCTAA
- a CDS encoding bifunctional alpha/beta hydrolase/class I SAM-dependent methyltransferase — translation MSQRTELPGHETASYREPLESHFVTHDGTSLFYRFWPARSEKPKGVIVLLHRGHEHSGRVSHLVDELGLDDYAFYAWDARGHGNSPGVRGFSPSFGASIRDLDSFVAYIRNETGVRNEDVALIAQSVGAVLASAWVHDYAPNIRALVMASPAFDIKLYVPFAKEGIALWQKLKGTFFVNSYVKPQFLTHDRERIESYRTDPLITRPIASHILLQLYDAAKRVVDDARAITVPTQLLISGSDFVVRPTPQHRFFENLGSRIKERHVLKGFYHDTLGERDRKPALALIHDFIEARFAEAPQRADLTEAHIAGHTRDEADRLSSPLPLLSPRGLYWASTRASIGFGSLLSEGLKVGRRTGFDSGSTLDYVYENEARGLGPGGKLIDKQFLEAIGWRGIRQRKVHLEELIRHAIRRLESEGRSTNILDIACGHGRYVIDAVVRAGELPDSIHLRDYSPINVLAGRKLIKERGLEAIAHMEEGDAFNEESLATVTPQPDLAIVSGLYELFPDNALINRSLSGLARVQKPGSLLIYTNQPWHPQLEMIARALTSHRGGQAWVMRRRTQGEMDQLVEKAGYRKIEQRTDQWGIFTVSIAERIGDAEA, via the coding sequence ATGAGCCAGCGCACAGAATTGCCGGGGCATGAAACGGCGTCATATCGTGAACCGTTAGAATCCCATTTCGTCACCCATGACGGCACTTCGCTGTTCTATCGTTTCTGGCCTGCCCGCTCTGAAAAGCCGAAGGGCGTTATCGTTTTGCTGCATCGCGGTCATGAGCATAGCGGACGTGTGAGCCATCTCGTGGATGAGCTCGGCCTTGATGATTATGCATTCTATGCCTGGGATGCGCGCGGCCACGGAAACTCACCTGGCGTGCGAGGCTTTTCGCCGTCCTTCGGAGCATCAATCCGCGATCTCGATAGTTTCGTTGCTTATATCCGCAATGAAACCGGCGTAAGAAACGAAGACGTGGCGCTTATTGCGCAGAGCGTCGGCGCCGTTCTGGCGAGCGCATGGGTACATGACTATGCGCCCAATATCCGTGCGCTTGTCATGGCGTCGCCAGCCTTCGACATCAAGCTTTATGTGCCTTTCGCCAAAGAGGGCATCGCGCTCTGGCAGAAACTCAAAGGCACGTTCTTCGTCAATTCCTACGTCAAACCGCAGTTTCTGACCCATGATCGGGAGCGCATTGAATCCTATCGCACCGATCCGCTGATTACACGGCCAATCGCCTCGCATATCCTGCTTCAGCTTTATGATGCGGCAAAGCGCGTGGTGGATGATGCGCGGGCGATTACCGTTCCGACACAGTTGCTCATTTCCGGCAGCGATTTTGTCGTGCGGCCAACGCCACAGCACCGCTTTTTTGAGAACCTTGGCAGCCGCATTAAAGAGCGCCATGTGCTCAAAGGTTTTTACCATGACACGCTGGGCGAACGGGATCGCAAACCGGCACTCGCGCTGATCCATGATTTCATCGAGGCGCGTTTTGCGGAGGCACCACAACGCGCCGATCTGACCGAAGCGCATATTGCAGGCCATACGCGCGATGAGGCTGACAGACTATCAAGTCCGCTACCGCTGCTTTCACCGCGCGGCCTTTACTGGGCATCGACGCGCGCCTCTATTGGCTTTGGCTCGCTTTTGTCGGAAGGTCTGAAAGTTGGCCGTCGTACCGGTTTTGATTCAGGCTCCACGCTCGATTATGTCTATGAGAACGAAGCACGAGGCTTGGGTCCCGGCGGCAAGCTCATCGACAAGCAGTTTCTGGAAGCCATCGGCTGGCGCGGCATTCGCCAGCGCAAAGTGCATCTTGAGGAACTGATCAGACACGCCATCAGGCGGCTGGAAAGCGAAGGTCGATCGACCAATATCCTCGACATTGCCTGTGGGCATGGCCGCTATGTGATTGATGCGGTGGTTCGTGCCGGCGAATTGCCGGACAGCATTCATCTTCGCGATTACTCGCCGATCAATGTGCTGGCTGGCCGCAAGCTCATCAAGGAGCGTGGTCTTGAAGCAATTGCTCATATGGAAGAAGGCGATGCGTTCAATGAAGAAAGTCTGGCAACGGTCACACCACAGCCAGACCTTGCGATTGTGTCGGGGCTTTATGAGCTTTTCCCGGACAATGCGCTCATTAATCGGTCGCTTTCGGGTCTCGCTCGTGTGCAGAAGCCGGGCTCACTGCTCATTTACACCAACCAGCCATGGCATCCGCAGCTTGAAATGATCGCTCGCGCGCTCACGTCACATCGCGGCGGACAGGCATGGGTGATGCGTCGCCGCACACAGGGCGAAATGGATCAGCTCGTCGAAAAGGCGGGCTATCGCAAAATCGAACAGCGCACCGATCAATGGGGCATCTTTACCGTATCGATTGCCGAACGCATCGGAGACGCTGAAGCGTGA